The nucleotide sequence TTCGATCGTAAGATCGCGCAGATTCTTGGCTTCCATGTTCATTCACCACCAAAACCTTCTCGGGCGACAATCCGCACCTTGACAGGCAACTTGTGAGAGGCTGTGCGGAAAGCTTCCTCTACGACCTCTTTCGGAACACCGGCGATCTCGAAAAGAATGCGGCCCCTCTTCACGGGAGCGACCCAGAACTCCGGAGATCCCTTTCCCTTACCCATACGGGTTTCGAGAGGCTTCTTGGTGAAGGGGTG is from Aminivibrio pyruvatiphilus and encodes:
- the rplP gene encoding 50S ribosomal protein L16 — translated: MLMPSRVKYRKPFRRPLKGRAKGGATVAFGEYGLQTLDCAWITARQIEATRVAISRKMKKGGKIWIRIFPDHPFTKKPLETRMGKGKGSPEFWVAPVKRGRILFEIAGVPKEVVEEAFRTASHKLPVKVRIVAREGFGGE